From Chryseobacterium salivictor, a single genomic window includes:
- a CDS encoding deoxynucleoside kinase: protein MHIAVTGNIGAGKTTLTTMLSKHYGWEAQFEDVDHNPYLEDFYADMSKWSFALQIYFLGSRFRQVKEIRDSGKSVIQDRTIYEDAHIFAENLNDMELLTDRDFANYSSVFHLMKSFVSAPDLLIYLKSDVPNLVKKIYKRGRDYEASISIEYLSKLNQKYESWIAEYSEGKLLVIEVDDLDFVERPEDFGLILQRIETELHGLF from the coding sequence ATGCACATTGCTGTTACAGGAAATATCGGCGCGGGAAAAACGACTTTAACCACTATGTTATCAAAACATTACGGTTGGGAAGCGCAATTTGAAGATGTAGATCATAATCCTTATTTGGAGGATTTTTATGCCGATATGAGCAAATGGAGTTTTGCCTTACAAATTTATTTTTTGGGAAGTAGATTCCGCCAGGTAAAAGAAATTCGGGACAGCGGAAAAAGCGTCATTCAGGACCGTACGATTTATGAAGATGCACACATTTTTGCTGAAAATCTAAATGACATGGAATTGTTGACTGACCGTGATTTCGCCAATTATTCCTCCGTCTTTCATCTGATGAAAAGTTTTGTTTCGGCACCTGATTTATTGATTTATTTAAAGTCTGATGTTCCCAATCTGGTGAAGAAAATCTACAAAAGAGGGCGTGATTATGAAGCGTCAATTTCGATTGAATATCTTTCAAAACTGAATCAGAAATATGAAAGTTGGATTGCGGAATATAGCGAAGGAAAACTATTGGTCATCGAAGTAGATGATTTGGATTTTGTGGAGAGACCTGAAGATTTTGGTTTAATTCTGCAAAGAATAGAAACTGAGTTGCACGGATTGTTTTAA